A window of the Paraburkholderia sp. ZP32-5 genome harbors these coding sequences:
- a CDS encoding trypsin-like peptidase domain-containing protein — protein sequence MILTNRHVVGDSTTVDVKLTDKREFKGRVIGRDPMSDVAVLKIDAHDLPAVVTGDPARTEVGDWVMAIGSPYGFANTVTQGIVSAKSRSLPGESYIPFLQTDVPINPGNSGGPLFDLHGRVIAINSMIYSKTGGYQGLSFAIPIDIALDVKDQLLKSGHVTRGRLGVAAQEVSQSLARSFGLPKPDGALISAVESGGPAERAGIHPGDVVLAVNGVALDDSADLLTLAAKLKPGSTADLTVWRSGAAVHVDVTIGALTVASNDAASTGQRYPGIVARELTPAELQSAHVDHGLLVEQVSGAASSTGLKAGDIVLAVNRATVATLAEFAAQLRQAGPDAALLVQRGDARQYVPMHGD from the coding sequence GTGATTCTGACCAATCGGCACGTGGTCGGCGATTCGACCACGGTCGATGTGAAGCTCACGGACAAGCGCGAGTTCAAAGGCCGCGTGATCGGCCGCGATCCGATGTCGGATGTGGCGGTCTTGAAGATCGATGCGCACGATCTGCCGGCGGTGGTCACCGGCGATCCGGCGCGTACCGAGGTCGGCGACTGGGTGATGGCGATCGGTTCGCCGTATGGGTTCGCCAATACGGTCACGCAGGGCATCGTCAGCGCGAAATCGCGCTCGCTGCCGGGCGAGAGCTATATCCCGTTCCTGCAAACCGATGTGCCGATCAATCCGGGTAATTCGGGCGGCCCGCTGTTCGATCTGCATGGTCGCGTGATTGCGATCAACTCGATGATCTATTCGAAGACCGGTGGCTACCAGGGGCTGTCGTTCGCCATCCCTATCGATATCGCGCTCGACGTCAAGGACCAACTGCTCAAGTCCGGGCACGTGACGCGCGGGCGGCTCGGTGTCGCGGCGCAGGAAGTCAGCCAGTCGCTGGCGCGGTCTTTCGGTCTGCCGAAGCCTGACGGCGCGTTGATCAGCGCGGTCGAAAGCGGCGGTCCGGCCGAGCGCGCGGGCATCCATCCGGGCGATGTCGTGCTCGCGGTGAACGGCGTCGCGCTCGACGACTCCGCCGACCTGTTGACGCTCGCCGCGAAGCTGAAGCCCGGATCGACCGCCGATCTCACGGTATGGCGCTCCGGCGCGGCCGTTCATGTCGACGTGACGATCGGCGCGCTGACCGTTGCGTCGAACGACGCGGCGAGCACGGGCCAGCGATATCCCGGCATTGTCGCGCGTGAGCTGACGCCCGCCGAGCTGCAGAGCGCCCACGTGGACCACGGGCTGCTGGTCGAGCAGGTGAGCGGGGCGGCGTCGAGCACGGGGCTGAAGGCGGGCGACATCGTGCTCGCGGTCAACCGCGCGACGGTCGCCACGCTCGCGGAGTTCGCCGCGCAACTCAGACAGGCGGGACCGGATGCGGCGTTGCTGGTTCAGCGTGGCGACGCGCGCCAGTACGTGCCGATGCATGGAGACTGA
- a CDS encoding energy transducer TonB family protein — translation METTYTGGSPDKGPGRFVKPVVIALVLAGLAWLIWHFASDTAGVKRVSAPQVTTVIPLPPPPPPPQQKPPPEKIKEEVKTPVDRPTPTPKPAEAPKPTDNEPKQMTMNAPAQAGTDSFNIGAGDGSGMVGSGGGGRFGNASYSQYMVYVLQHAIEQDKGVQDAGGARFAGNLNLWMDGAGHITKVTVAQSTGDPKIDAAVVAAVESLGKVDEPPPPGTAYPVLVKLLGHKPV, via the coding sequence ATGGAAACGACCTATACCGGTGGTTCGCCGGACAAAGGCCCGGGCCGCTTCGTGAAGCCTGTGGTCATCGCGCTGGTGCTCGCGGGCCTCGCGTGGCTGATCTGGCATTTCGCGAGCGACACCGCGGGCGTCAAGCGCGTGTCGGCGCCGCAGGTGACGACGGTGATCCCGCTGCCGCCACCACCGCCGCCGCCGCAACAGAAGCCGCCGCCCGAGAAGATCAAGGAAGAGGTGAAGACGCCGGTGGACCGGCCGACGCCGACACCCAAGCCTGCTGAAGCGCCGAAGCCTACGGACAACGAGCCGAAGCAGATGACGATGAACGCGCCGGCGCAGGCGGGCACCGACAGCTTCAACATCGGCGCGGGCGATGGCTCGGGCATGGTCGGCAGCGGCGGTGGCGGACGTTTCGGCAACGCCAGCTACTCGCAATACATGGTGTACGTGCTGCAGCACGCGATCGAACAGGACAAGGGCGTGCAGGACGCGGGCGGCGCGCGCTTCGCCGGCAACCTGAATCTGTGGATGGATGGCGCCGGGCACATCACCAAGGTGACGGTCGCGCAGTCGACCGGCGATCCGAAGATCGATGCGGCGGTGGTGGCCGCGGTGGAGTCGCTGGGCAAGGTGGACGAACCGCCGCCGCCCGGCACCGCGTATCCGGTCCTCGTGAAGTTGCTGGGCCACAAGCCGGTCTAG
- the bcsA gene encoding UDP-forming cellulose synthase catalytic subunit, with protein MAQIKFRLKKQEQPQHTRDADQHQHEDARDWDDKLLDAGAPLFASNWLRLAATLLAVLLFASAMTVNLAASNQWMFGILCMVVAILLNRVRGRIITVSMVTLSVFVSLRYLYWRLTQTLSFTSSLDMTFGYLLLVAEGYAVLMLLCSYFQTLWPLHRRPARLPADSSTWPTVDVYIPTYNEPLQVVRQSVLAATLLDWPADKLRVYVLDDGRREEFRQFCEQAGVDYLTRPDNKHAKAGNLNAALSKTSGEYVAVFDCDHVTTRSFLQVCMGWFLKDPKMAMVQTPHVFYSPDPFERNLETFRKVPNEGDLFYGVLQNGNDLWNAAFFCGSCAVLRRSALEDVGGVATESVTEDALTALKMSMRGYNTAYLAIPQAAGLATESLGRHVGQRIRWARGMAEIFRRFNPLLISGLTLPQRLCYLSAMMHFFFGLPRIVFLLTPMAYLFFGAHVFHASALMVLAYVVPHLVISSVGASRIQGRFRHSFWSEVYETVLAWYVILPALQAVLFPGSKGFNVTSKGGVIRQSFVDWAMARPYIVLLLINLSGFLVGVIGLIRSPGWPEATSILFNLVWVTYNIMNLSAAAGVASESKQLRVTPRVPIELPAAVIQADGRRIDCQTSDYSHGGLGLVLPEGEALPERGDRITVAVLRDDYEDVFPAEVQVCRGRTIGVSFPTLTIAQERAWIGATFSRADSWIASWGRYRPDRPLRSLVEVLGIGMRGFRDLFRHLFLGGNERVGRSSAVPASDLGTKQS; from the coding sequence ATGGCACAGATCAAATTCAGGCTGAAGAAGCAGGAGCAGCCGCAGCACACGCGTGACGCCGATCAGCATCAGCATGAGGATGCCCGGGATTGGGACGACAAGCTGCTGGACGCGGGCGCGCCGCTATTCGCCTCGAACTGGCTGCGGCTCGCCGCGACGCTGCTCGCCGTGCTGTTGTTCGCTTCCGCGATGACGGTCAATCTGGCCGCGTCGAACCAGTGGATGTTCGGCATCCTGTGCATGGTCGTCGCGATTCTGCTGAACCGTGTTCGCGGCAGGATCATCACGGTGTCGATGGTGACGCTGTCGGTGTTCGTGTCGTTGCGTTATCTGTACTGGCGGCTGACGCAGACGCTGTCGTTTACGAGTTCGCTCGACATGACCTTCGGCTATCTGCTGCTGGTGGCCGAAGGCTACGCGGTGCTGATGCTGTTGTGCAGCTACTTTCAGACGCTGTGGCCTCTGCATCGCCGGCCCGCGCGATTGCCGGCCGATAGCTCGACATGGCCGACGGTCGATGTGTACATCCCCACCTACAACGAGCCGCTGCAGGTCGTGCGGCAGTCGGTGCTGGCCGCGACGCTGCTCGACTGGCCGGCCGACAAGCTGCGCGTGTACGTGCTCGACGACGGCCGTCGTGAAGAATTCCGGCAATTCTGCGAGCAGGCCGGTGTCGACTATCTGACCCGGCCGGACAACAAGCATGCGAAAGCGGGCAACCTGAATGCCGCGCTGTCCAAGACGAGCGGCGAGTACGTCGCGGTGTTCGACTGCGATCACGTCACCACGCGCTCGTTCCTGCAGGTCTGCATGGGCTGGTTCCTGAAGGATCCGAAGATGGCGATGGTGCAGACGCCGCACGTCTTCTATTCGCCCGATCCGTTCGAACGCAATCTCGAAACCTTCCGCAAGGTGCCCAACGAGGGCGATCTGTTTTACGGCGTGCTGCAAAACGGCAACGACTTGTGGAATGCGGCTTTCTTCTGCGGCTCGTGCGCGGTGTTGCGGCGCTCGGCGCTGGAGGATGTCGGCGGCGTGGCGACCGAAAGCGTGACGGAAGATGCGCTCACCGCGCTGAAGATGAGCATGCGGGGCTACAACACCGCGTATCTCGCGATTCCTCAGGCAGCGGGTCTCGCCACCGAGAGCCTGGGCCGCCACGTCGGTCAGCGCATCCGCTGGGCACGCGGCATGGCCGAAATTTTCCGGCGCTTCAACCCGCTGTTGATCTCGGGGCTCACGCTGCCACAGCGGCTGTGTTACCTGAGCGCGATGATGCACTTCTTCTTCGGCTTGCCGCGCATCGTGTTTCTGCTGACGCCGATGGCCTATCTGTTCTTCGGCGCGCACGTCTTCCATGCTTCGGCGCTGATGGTGCTGGCCTATGTCGTGCCGCATCTGGTCATTTCGAGCGTCGGCGCGTCGCGTATTCAAGGGCGCTTCCGGCATTCGTTCTGGAGCGAAGTCTACGAAACGGTACTGGCCTGGTACGTCATTCTGCCCGCGCTGCAGGCGGTACTTTTCCCCGGCAGCAAAGGCTTCAACGTGACGTCGAAGGGCGGCGTGATCCGGCAGTCCTTCGTGGACTGGGCGATGGCGCGGCCGTACATCGTTCTGCTGCTGATCAATCTGAGCGGCTTCCTGGTCGGGGTCATCGGTCTGATCCGCAGTCCGGGCTGGCCCGAAGCGACCAGTATTCTGTTCAACCTGGTGTGGGTCACCTACAACATCATGAATCTGAGCGCGGCCGCGGGTGTCGCGAGCGAATCGAAACAGCTGCGCGTTACGCCGCGCGTTCCGATCGAGCTGCCGGCCGCGGTGATCCAGGCCGACGGACGCCGCATCGACTGTCAGACCAGCGACTATTCGCATGGTGGTCTGGGGCTCGTGCTGCCCGAGGGCGAAGCGCTGCCGGAGCGCGGCGATCGCATCACGGTGGCGGTCTTGCGCGACGACTACGAGGACGTGTTCCCGGCCGAAGTGCAGGTGTGCCGTGGCCGCACTATCGGCGTGAGTTTCCCGACGCTGACGATCGCTCAGGAGCGCGCATGGATCGGCGCGACGTTCTCGCGCGCCGATAGCTGGATCGCGTCATGGGGCCGATATCGTCCCGACCGGCCGCTGCGCAGCCTGGTCGAGGTGCTCGGCATCGGCATGCGCGGCTTCAGGGATTTGTTCCGGCATCTGTTCCTGGGTGGGAATGAGCGCGTTGGCCGCTCATCCGCGGTCCCGGCAAGCGACCTGGGAACCAAGCAATCGTGA
- a CDS encoding ExbD/TolR family protein has product MQVQDDDKPYDDINITPMLDLAYVLLIIFIIMTTASVQGIKVDLPKASSSASLAKPKTKAITVADSGQIYLDAYPVSMEELESRLRTEKASNPDFPIVLKGDSTVAYQRVMDVLDLLRRLDLSQVGLVTGKAKQGS; this is encoded by the coding sequence ATGCAGGTTCAGGATGACGACAAGCCCTACGACGACATCAACATCACGCCGATGCTCGACCTGGCGTATGTGCTGCTGATCATTTTCATCATCATGACGACCGCGTCGGTTCAGGGCATCAAAGTGGACCTGCCGAAGGCGAGTTCGTCGGCGAGTCTGGCCAAGCCCAAGACGAAGGCGATCACGGTGGCGGATTCGGGGCAGATCTATCTGGATGCCTATCCGGTTTCGATGGAAGAACTGGAGAGCCGTCTGCGCACTGAAAAAGCCAGTAATCCCGACTTCCCGATCGTGCTGAAGGGCGACTCGACCGTTGCCTATCAGCGGGTCATGGACGTACTCGATCTGTTGCGCCGCCTCGACCTGTCGCAGGTTGGACTCGTCACGGGCAAGGCGAAGCAGGGCAGCTAG
- a CDS encoding YbjN domain-containing protein, which produces MAQKSTETTGEQPVAQALIEAVEIGQLADLLQSAGYRVNTVEQGGTVQLMSASQGVGFAVRFGNVAAARSQDPSASATPVRYMDYTLSCLLQVQGELPVELVASWNRTKRFARLANHGAFLSLEMDVIVGGGVSARYLRGTIELWERLMQEFLLHLRNRPAMSAQTPVTQAVAESEGSAAAAHATDERADADAQ; this is translated from the coding sequence ATGGCGCAGAAGAGCACGGAGACCACGGGCGAGCAGCCGGTGGCGCAGGCATTGATCGAGGCGGTCGAAATCGGCCAGCTTGCCGACCTGTTGCAGTCGGCGGGTTACCGCGTGAATACGGTGGAGCAGGGCGGCACGGTGCAATTGATGAGCGCGAGCCAGGGCGTCGGCTTTGCGGTGCGCTTCGGCAATGTGGCCGCGGCCCGCTCGCAGGACCCGTCGGCCAGCGCCACGCCGGTGCGCTACATGGACTACACGCTGAGCTGCCTGTTGCAGGTGCAGGGCGAACTGCCGGTCGAGCTGGTGGCCAGCTGGAACCGCACCAAGCGGTTTGCCCGTCTCGCCAATCATGGCGCGTTCCTGTCGCTGGAGATGGACGTGATCGTCGGGGGCGGCGTGTCCGCGCGTTATCTGCGCGGCACGATCGAACTGTGGGAGCGCCTGATGCAGGAGTTTCTGCTGCATCTGCGCAACCGTCCGGCGATGTCGGCGCAAACGCCGGTGACGCAGGCGGTGGCTGAGTCGGAAGGCTCGGCAGCGGCGGCCCACGCGACGGATGAACGCGCCGACGCTGACGCCCAATGA
- a CDS encoding YbaB/EbfC family DNA-binding protein — MMTNLGYWRRLGAAVIAMLSGLPAVQSYAATTDAPAAWVAYAQLVGQTFQTWIESDDADAGRFQQYLDARMAAAHADSSPVSTILIQTWIGPDGRVTDVRFDSLGNADADSALRTLLTAHPISNPPPRDMRQPLRVRLSIRPNPDAPNS; from the coding sequence ATGATGACGAACCTCGGATACTGGCGCCGTCTCGGCGCGGCGGTGATCGCGATGCTGAGCGGCTTGCCCGCGGTCCAGTCCTACGCGGCGACGACCGACGCGCCGGCGGCGTGGGTGGCCTACGCGCAACTGGTCGGGCAGACGTTCCAGACATGGATCGAATCGGACGACGCCGATGCCGGCCGTTTCCAGCAATACCTCGATGCGCGGATGGCCGCCGCGCACGCGGATAGTTCGCCGGTCTCGACGATCCTGATCCAGACATGGATCGGCCCGGATGGCCGGGTGACCGACGTGCGTTTCGATTCGCTCGGCAATGCCGACGCGGACAGCGCGCTGCGCACGTTACTGACCGCGCATCCGATCTCGAACCCGCCGCCGCGCGACATGCGCCAGCCATTGCGGGTTCGTCTAAGTATCCGGCCGAATCCCGACGCACCGAATTCATAG
- a CDS encoding peptidylprolyl isomerase has product MKKFVIAMAGLLACAPLVAFSQDDVIARAGDASVTQSDVETLLKGVDPRARQAADAAAMDGLVRAALAQKIVLAQAKQKGWDKQPQVQAQIEQAQREIIERSYLASVNTPDAAYPSDAEIQAAYDGNPRAFTVPASLHLAQIYLELPPNADAATVAKLHKQADDLAVRARKGDFAALAKANSQDKTSAANGGDMGFMPEAVLLPAVRQAAATLKPGEVSAPIQTPTGFHVVKLIDTKAATVRPLPEVKEQIRAMLRTQRTQQNAQAYLAKLTDKAPINEDALKKAVASTQ; this is encoded by the coding sequence ATGAAGAAGTTCGTTATCGCCATGGCGGGCTTGCTGGCGTGCGCGCCGCTCGTCGCGTTCTCGCAGGACGACGTGATCGCGCGCGCGGGCGACGCATCGGTGACGCAGTCGGACGTAGAGACGCTGCTGAAGGGCGTCGATCCGCGTGCGCGCCAGGCGGCCGACGCCGCCGCGATGGACGGTCTGGTGCGCGCGGCGCTCGCGCAGAAGATCGTGCTCGCGCAGGCGAAGCAGAAAGGCTGGGACAAGCAGCCGCAAGTGCAGGCGCAGATCGAGCAGGCGCAGCGGGAGATCATCGAGCGCAGCTATCTGGCGTCCGTCAACACGCCGGATGCCGCTTATCCGTCGGACGCCGAGATTCAGGCCGCGTATGACGGCAATCCGCGCGCATTCACCGTGCCGGCCTCGCTGCATCTCGCGCAGATCTACCTGGAGTTGCCGCCGAACGCGGACGCCGCGACGGTCGCCAAGCTGCACAAGCAGGCCGACGATCTCGCCGTGCGTGCGCGCAAGGGCGATTTCGCCGCGCTCGCGAAGGCGAATTCGCAGGACAAGACGAGCGCGGCAAACGGCGGCGATATGGGCTTCATGCCGGAGGCGGTGCTGTTGCCCGCCGTGCGTCAGGCGGCCGCGACGCTGAAGCCGGGCGAGGTTTCAGCGCCGATCCAGACGCCGACCGGCTTTCACGTCGTGAAGCTGATCGACACGAAGGCCGCGACCGTGCGTCCGCTGCCCGAGGTCAAGGAACAGATCCGCGCGATGCTGCGTACGCAGCGCACGCAGCAAAACGCTCAGGCGTATCTGGCGAAGCTGACCGACAAGGCGCCGATCAACGAAGACGCGCTGAAAAAAGCGGTCGCGTCGACGCAATAG
- a CDS encoding putative porin has translation MVQKMRIRGEGCSAGALSLRRSRMSAALFALGITCSAFAHAQSLETQAADASANAASTPTGSTVINLINLLVKRGVLTKENATELIAQAQSEAAQARTSRVATAGVAGAAGAAGAAVVNAPTQPGDVAVPYVPQVVRDQIRDQVKQEVVAQAKAENWAQPNTFPDWVSRIHLNGDLRVRDQYDFFSSRNATGLTNFAAANAGGGIDVNQNTNTRPYPVLNTTQDRDNQLSVRARLGVTADISSQLIAGLQLASGNDNGPVSTTSLLGGGFAKNNIWLNQAFLKYAPLPWVNITAGRFDNPFFSSDLLFSNDLQFDGIAANFRHLLPGHNDVTLFGTIGAFPIQYASDGFLGQNPDNPGGTTKWMVGGQVGAEWQVNDQNKLKGAFAYYDFMNLRGQLSSPCAMYLGATSCSTDSDAPAFMQKGNTLIALRNIAQNPNLAPGLTPEQQVFGLAYNYRLFDSKLQWDTNVAGRMKLRLDGEYVRNLAFNQNKAFAAASTPINNYNNPSTTNTVTEANYKSGGDGFMFKATLGSPETVEPGQWNFSVTYKYLEPDAVLDAFTDPDFNLGGTNAKGYIVGAQYAVAKNAWLQARYLSAREVYGPPLSIDVLQLEMNARF, from the coding sequence ATGGTGCAGAAAATGAGAATTCGGGGTGAGGGTTGCAGCGCTGGGGCACTGTCGTTGCGGCGCTCGCGCATGAGCGCGGCGCTGTTCGCGCTGGGGATCACCTGTTCGGCGTTCGCGCACGCGCAGTCGCTGGAGACGCAGGCCGCCGATGCGTCGGCCAACGCCGCATCGACGCCGACCGGCAGCACGGTGATCAACCTGATCAATCTGCTGGTCAAGCGTGGCGTGCTGACGAAGGAGAACGCCACCGAGCTGATCGCGCAGGCGCAGAGCGAGGCGGCCCAGGCGAGGACCAGCCGAGTGGCGACAGCGGGCGTGGCGGGGGCGGCAGGGGCAGCAGGAGCCGCGGTCGTGAACGCGCCGACGCAGCCAGGCGACGTCGCGGTGCCGTACGTGCCGCAGGTCGTGCGCGACCAGATCCGCGACCAGGTCAAGCAGGAAGTGGTCGCGCAGGCGAAAGCCGAGAACTGGGCGCAGCCGAATACGTTTCCGGACTGGGTGTCGCGCATTCACCTGAACGGCGATCTGCGCGTGCGCGACCAGTACGACTTCTTCTCGTCACGCAACGCGACCGGACTGACGAACTTCGCCGCGGCCAATGCCGGCGGTGGCATCGACGTCAACCAGAACACCAATACGCGTCCATATCCGGTGCTGAACACTACGCAGGATCGCGACAACCAGCTCAGCGTGCGCGCGCGTCTGGGCGTCACGGCCGATATCTCCAGCCAGCTGATCGCGGGCCTGCAGCTCGCGAGCGGCAACGACAACGGGCCGGTGTCGACGACCAGCCTGCTGGGCGGCGGCTTCGCGAAGAACAACATCTGGCTGAATCAGGCGTTCCTGAAATACGCGCCGTTGCCGTGGGTCAATATCACGGCGGGCCGCTTCGACAATCCGTTCTTCTCGTCGGACCTCCTGTTCTCGAACGATCTGCAGTTCGACGGTATCGCGGCGAATTTCCGCCATCTTCTGCCGGGTCACAACGACGTGACGCTGTTCGGCACGATCGGCGCATTCCCGATCCAGTACGCGTCGGACGGCTTCCTGGGCCAGAATCCGGATAACCCCGGCGGCACCACCAAGTGGATGGTCGGCGGCCAGGTGGGCGCCGAGTGGCAGGTCAACGACCAGAACAAACTCAAGGGCGCATTCGCGTACTACGACTTCATGAACCTGCGCGGCCAGTTGTCGTCGCCGTGCGCGATGTATCTGGGCGCAACGAGCTGCAGCACGGATAGCGACGCACCGGCGTTCATGCAGAAGGGCAACACGCTGATCGCGCTGCGCAACATCGCGCAGAACCCGAATCTGGCGCCGGGACTGACGCCGGAGCAGCAGGTGTTCGGTCTCGCCTACAACTATCGTCTGTTCGACTCGAAGCTGCAGTGGGATACGAACGTCGCCGGCCGCATGAAGCTGCGTCTCGACGGCGAGTACGTGCGCAACCTCGCGTTCAACCAGAACAAGGCATTCGCGGCGGCGTCGACGCCGATCAACAACTACAACAACCCGAGCACCACGAACACGGTGACGGAAGCCAACTACAAGAGCGGCGGCGACGGTTTTATGTTCAAGGCGACGCTGGGCAGTCCGGAGACGGTCGAGCCGGGTCAGTGGAACTTCTCGGTGACCTACAAGTACCTGGAACCGGATGCAGTACTCGACGCGTTCACCGATCCGGACTTCAATCTGGGCGGCACGAACGCGAAGGGTTACATCGTCGGTGCACAGTACGCGGTGGCGAAGAATGCGTGGCTGCAGGCGCGCTATCTGAGCGCGCGCGAAGTCTACGGGCCGCCGCTGTCGATCGACGTGCTGCAGCTTGAAATGAACGCACGCTTCTAA
- the bcsR gene encoding BcsR/BcsP family cellulose biosynthesis protein translates to MSSASDISNLFQMLGASPSHYQEVEKTEQMHGSRGRWSMPTMPSPADIVRDGDAASDAEDLAAVVPADTAEMASDEPPHPAVSAEEAAEGAAEAANEVSAEPAAESISPAQSQAAAEQPVPQSAPEPVIAAEQPGSLSAMFARLREQSRAQEDVAQRQTS, encoded by the coding sequence ATGAGCAGTGCATCAGATATTTCTAATCTTTTTCAAATGTTGGGCGCAAGCCCGTCGCATTATCAAGAAGTAGAAAAAACGGAGCAGATGCACGGTTCGCGCGGACGTTGGTCCATGCCGACCATGCCGTCGCCGGCGGATATCGTCCGCGACGGTGACGCGGCCAGCGATGCTGAAGACCTTGCTGCCGTTGTTCCCGCCGATACCGCTGAAATGGCTTCGGACGAACCGCCGCATCCGGCTGTATCAGCCGAGGAGGCAGCGGAAGGGGCAGCGGAGGCGGCGAATGAGGTATCAGCCGAGCCCGCTGCCGAGTCCATCTCTCCCGCGCAATCGCAAGCCGCCGCCGAACAGCCGGTCCCGCAATCCGCTCCCGAACCTGTGATCGCTGCCGAACAGCCGGGCTCGCTGAGCGCGATGTTTGCGCGCCTGCGGGAACAGAGTCGCGCTCAGGAAGACGTCGCGCAACGCCAGACGTCATGA